A single region of the Salvia splendens isolate huo1 chromosome 18, SspV2, whole genome shotgun sequence genome encodes:
- the LOC121776598 gene encoding uncharacterized protein LOC121776598, protein MAEDLHNGNTLLKINYEWRVQNYKGYKTEGYGEALESPRFPGPNGHSFKIIFYPGGATLSDYIDNRASFAIETTQTAQLVLAFRIMDSFSITHTYKTSSFDQRDFFRHVFTVQAGHTSPTLHMYRPSIEPVIGYSLKIKATIGVFINTIRPPIDPFLYFRVNDNRFFAERSIIEKRCPALLPNHHADADIVISDVGSYLFEALLWFIYHNKLHFWDRLFIEKSNRRDPNSFRMRIRRVAIHYQLPGFAGDSRVKLEDLYRPFLKAWNTLRQITKAKSKVAKIMPDP, encoded by the exons ATGGCAGAAGATTTGCATAATGGCAACACACTGCTAAAGATAAATTACGAATGGCGGGTGCAAAATTACAAGGGATATAAGACTGAAGGGTACGGGGAAGCCCTCGAGAGCCCTAGATTTCCCGGGCCGAATGGCCATTCATTCAAGATAATATTCTACCCGGGAGGTGCTACGCTAAGCGACTACATTGACAACCGTGCATCATTCGCCATCGAAACTACACAAACAGCTCAGTTGGTTCTTGCTTTCCGGATTATGGATTCATTTAGTATAACACACACCTACAAGACTTCCTCATTTGATCAAAGAGACTTTTTTAGACATGTGTTTACTGTCCAAGCTGGACATACATCTCCCACTCTTCATATGTATAGACCCAGTATCGAACCCGTGATAGGATATTCCCTAAAGATTAAGGCGACAATTGGGGTTTTTATCAATACCATCCGTCCCCCAATTGATCCTTTCCTATATTTTCGAGTAAATGATAACCGATTCTTCGCAGAGCGGTCTATAATAGAAAAACGATGCCCGGCTCTTCTACCAAATCACCATGCCGATGCTGACATTGTTATTTCAGATGTTGGTTCATATTTATTTGAG GCTCTGTTATGGTTCATATATCACAACAAGCTTCATTTTTGGGACCGACTATTTATCGAAAAATCCAACAGGCGCGATCCCAATTCGTTTCGCATGAGGATCAGGAGAGTAGCTATACACTACCAATTGCCCGGTTTCGCTGGCGATTCCAGG GTGAAATTGGAAGATTTATATCGCCCATTCTTGAAAGCATGGAACACTTTACGGCAGATTACAAAAGCTAAGAGCAAGGTAGCTAAAATTATGCCTGATCCATAA